A single region of the Nocardioides ochotonae genome encodes:
- a CDS encoding Hpt domain-containing protein, whose protein sequence is MSDSTPEDDLDLERLAMLRDLDPDDTSYLDRAIGNFVSNASTVGATAREAALRGDHEELRAVTHKMVGNALNLGLNYVGAAARRLELLAGEGTTEGAAALLDDLDRALARGRGDLLAFQASYQASPS, encoded by the coding sequence GTGTCCGACTCCACCCCCGAGGACGACCTCGACCTCGAGCGCCTCGCGATGCTGCGCGACCTCGACCCCGACGACACGTCGTACCTCGACCGTGCCATCGGCAACTTCGTCTCGAACGCCTCCACCGTCGGCGCCACGGCCCGCGAGGCCGCGCTGCGCGGTGACCACGAGGAGCTCAGGGCGGTCACCCACAAGATGGTGGGCAACGCTCTCAACCTCGGGCTCAACTACGTCGGCGCCGCGGCGCGGCGCCTGGAGCTGCTGGCCGGCGAGGGCACCACCGAGGGCGCCGCTGCGCTGCTCGACGACCTCGACCGGGCCCTGGCGCGCGGGCGCGGGGATCTGCTCGCCTTCCAGGCCTCCTACCAGGCCTCGCCCTCCTGA
- a CDS encoding flavin reductase family protein has translation MSIDVSEPGTGLSPATAPFPAGTTRPSPSEMRRVMGQFASGVTVVTGTDDGEPVGFACQSFASVSLEPPLVLFCAGVGGTTWPRIRRGGRFSVNVLAEEQEDLCARFGSRTGRRFEGLDWTPSRWGTPSLPGVLARVHCEIDAVHRAGDHDVVIGAVDELEWVGQADPMVFFRGAFRPSAPTAAAR, from the coding sequence ATGAGCATCGACGTGAGCGAGCCGGGGACCGGTCTCTCCCCGGCCACGGCACCCTTCCCCGCCGGCACGACCAGGCCCTCCCCGAGCGAGATGCGCCGGGTGATGGGTCAGTTCGCCAGCGGCGTCACCGTCGTGACCGGCACCGACGACGGCGAGCCGGTCGGCTTCGCCTGCCAGTCCTTCGCCTCCGTCTCCCTCGAGCCGCCGTTGGTGCTGTTCTGCGCCGGCGTCGGCGGCACGACGTGGCCCCGCATCCGACGCGGCGGCCGGTTCAGCGTCAACGTGCTGGCCGAGGAGCAGGAGGACCTGTGCGCCCGCTTCGGCTCGCGCACCGGCCGTCGCTTCGAGGGCCTGGACTGGACGCCGTCGCGCTGGGGCACCCCGAGCCTGCCCGGGGTGCTCGCGCGGGTGCACTGCGAGATCGACGCCGTGCACCGCGCCGGTGACCACGACGTCGTGATCGGCGCGGTCGACGAGCTGGAGTGGGTGGGCCAGGCCGACCCGATGGTCTTCTTCCGCGGTGCCTTCCGCCCGAGCGCACCGACGGCCGCCGCTCGATGA
- a CDS encoding HNH endonuclease signature motif containing protein produces the protein MTDPVHPFVAGAERLGVGLDELAKLDPTFLSLTDKREALLLLARACSRVQALEARVMACADDVADADGFRDVASWVAQRSQVSGGSARRAQRLGVACEHRWQVLGRALVEGHASVDQGHVIVAALDEVRIAGRVVEATAEEWADVLARAEACLVEQAVDFGPRALQRLGERILEVVAPQWVDELEERRLRDAERAARRRTTLKVQGLGDGTALIKGRVPESVALRLTTLLESFTNPRRAAEDKAADDGRRVPYERRLGEAFCSLLESLDPNRLPLHGGDATTLVITMDLKTLVEGLGAATLADGSRITAGEARRLACTAKLVPAVLGTRSVPLDLGHASRLFSPGQRKALAIRDRECRAHGCTIPATWCEAHHVRPWSAGGKTDLDNAMLFCGHHHHLIHDERYLHQQLPNGDIRFARRT, from the coding sequence ATGACCGATCCGGTCCATCCCTTCGTCGCCGGTGCCGAGCGCCTGGGTGTCGGTCTCGATGAGCTCGCGAAGCTGGATCCGACGTTTCTGTCGTTGACCGACAAGCGGGAAGCCCTGTTGCTGCTCGCGCGGGCCTGCTCGCGGGTGCAGGCGCTCGAGGCACGGGTGATGGCATGCGCGGACGACGTGGCCGATGCCGATGGGTTCCGTGACGTGGCGTCGTGGGTGGCGCAGCGCTCGCAGGTGTCAGGCGGGTCGGCCCGGCGGGCGCAGCGCCTCGGGGTGGCGTGCGAGCACCGCTGGCAGGTCCTGGGGCGGGCGCTGGTCGAGGGGCACGCGAGCGTCGACCAGGGGCACGTGATCGTCGCGGCGCTCGACGAGGTCAGGATTGCCGGCCGGGTGGTGGAGGCGACGGCGGAGGAGTGGGCCGACGTGCTGGCCCGCGCCGAGGCCTGCCTGGTGGAGCAGGCGGTGGACTTCGGTCCGCGCGCCTTGCAGCGGCTGGGGGAGCGGATCCTGGAGGTGGTGGCGCCGCAGTGGGTCGATGAGCTCGAGGAGCGCCGGTTGCGCGATGCCGAGCGGGCGGCGCGGCGGCGTACGACGTTGAAGGTGCAGGGCCTCGGCGACGGGACGGCGCTCATCAAGGGACGCGTGCCCGAGAGTGTCGCGTTGCGGCTGACGACGTTGTTGGAGTCGTTCACCAACCCGCGCCGAGCAGCCGAGGACAAGGCGGCGGACGATGGGCGCCGGGTTCCGTACGAGCGGCGACTGGGGGAGGCGTTCTGCTCCTTGTTGGAGTCCCTCGACCCGAACCGCCTTCCGCTGCACGGCGGGGATGCCACCACGCTCGTGATCACGATGGACCTCAAGACACTGGTCGAGGGCCTCGGCGCTGCCACGCTCGCGGACGGGTCGCGGATCACCGCCGGGGAGGCGCGACGGCTCGCGTGCACGGCCAAGCTTGTGCCCGCGGTGCTGGGGACTCGGTCGGTGCCGCTCGATCTCGGGCACGCGTCACGTCTGTTCAGCCCGGGTCAGAGAAAGGCCCTGGCTATCCGCGACCGGGAATGTCGGGCGCATGGCTGCACGATTCCCGCGACGTGGTGCGAGGCGCATCATGTGCGGCCGTGGTCGGCGGGTGGAAAGACCGATCTCGACAACGCGATGTTGTTCTGCGGCCACCATCATCATCTGATCCACGACGAGCGTTATCTGCACCAGCAATTGCCGAATGGTGACATCCGGTTCGCCCGGCGGACATAG
- a CDS encoding serine/threonine-protein kinase, whose amino-acid sequence MIAGRYSLVREIGRGGMGAVWLGRDEVLGREVALKRIGPAPGHDDPSVALERAGREARLAARLNHPHVVAVFDLLGEGDDQWLVMEYVAGSTLSQLVRSSGPLSPDQAASLLSQAAEGLAAAHEAGIVHRDVKPSNILVTPDGQVKLTDFGIARGGTDLTLTRTGLVTGSPAYLAPEVASGQPATAASDVWSLGATLFHALAGHPPYDVGDNLLGALYRIVHEEPPRLDDAGWLGPLLRNTMELDPAARWTMSQVRDFLAAGPGAPAPTPLPRTGHADPHGEATRAVPSVRGPRRPRRPGPPAPAPVAGRAHRRPGRLVPALLGLAVLTLLAVVGVAILVDRGDTTSGASRGDAAAPAPSPEPAKPTEQDLRAFATDYLQRAASDPAAGYDMLTPAFQEESGWREGYDGFWGSVAAVRDIEVTEADPDSMTVGYTYTYDLENGTSRTESVRLQLVQDGSRLLIAGEPNPG is encoded by the coding sequence GTGATCGCAGGCAGGTACTCGCTCGTGCGCGAGATCGGCCGGGGCGGCATGGGTGCCGTGTGGCTCGGTCGGGACGAGGTCCTCGGACGTGAGGTCGCGTTGAAGCGCATCGGACCTGCTCCGGGCCACGACGATCCGTCCGTCGCCCTCGAGCGCGCCGGACGCGAGGCGCGGCTGGCCGCGCGTCTCAACCACCCCCACGTCGTCGCCGTCTTCGACCTGCTCGGCGAGGGCGATGACCAGTGGCTGGTGATGGAGTACGTCGCCGGCTCGACGCTCTCCCAGCTGGTGCGCTCCTCCGGCCCGCTCTCCCCCGACCAGGCCGCCAGCCTGCTCAGCCAGGCGGCCGAGGGGCTCGCGGCCGCGCACGAGGCCGGGATCGTGCACCGCGACGTCAAGCCGTCGAACATCCTGGTCACGCCGGATGGCCAGGTGAAGCTGACCGACTTCGGCATCGCGCGCGGCGGCACCGACCTGACCCTGACCCGCACCGGCCTGGTGACCGGGTCCCCCGCCTACCTGGCGCCCGAGGTGGCCTCCGGACAGCCCGCCACCGCCGCCAGCGACGTCTGGTCCCTGGGCGCCACGCTGTTCCACGCCCTCGCCGGGCACCCGCCGTACGACGTGGGCGACAACCTGCTCGGCGCGCTGTACCGCATCGTGCACGAGGAGCCGCCGCGGCTCGACGACGCGGGCTGGCTCGGGCCGCTGCTGCGCAACACCATGGAGCTCGATCCGGCCGCGCGCTGGACGATGTCGCAGGTCCGCGACTTCCTGGCCGCCGGCCCCGGAGCGCCGGCGCCGACCCCGTTGCCCCGCACCGGGCATGCCGACCCTCATGGCGAGGCGACCCGGGCGGTCCCGTCCGTCCGCGGCCCGCGCCGCCCCCGCCGCCCAGGCCCGCCGGCCCCTGCGCCGGTCGCCGGTCGGGCACATCGGCGGCCCGGCCGCCTGGTCCCGGCGCTGCTCGGGCTCGCGGTCCTCACGCTGCTGGCCGTCGTCGGCGTCGCCATCCTGGTCGACCGCGGCGACACGACTTCCGGCGCCTCCCGTGGGGACGCTGCGGCCCCCGCTCCGTCCCCCGAGCCGGCGAAGCCGACCGAGCAGGACCTGCGGGCGTTCGCCACCGACTACCTCCAGCGCGCGGCCAGCGACCCGGCCGCCGGCTACGACATGCTCACCCCGGCGTTCCAGGAGGAGAGCGGCTGGCGCGAGGGGTACGACGGGTTCTGGGGCAGCGTCGCCGCCGTGCGCGACATCGAGGTGACCGAGGCCGACCCCGACTCCATGACGGTCGGCTACACCTACACCTACGACCTGGAGAACGGCACCAGCCGGACCGAGAGCGTGCGGCTCCAGCTGGTCCAGGACGGGTCGCGCCTGCTGATCGCGGGCGAGCCGAACCCGGGGTGA
- a CDS encoding IclR family transcriptional regulator: MPAARTPSASAPSDTMIVRMTRVLESFDRWGTRLSLEEIGTRARLPRSSCHRILEQLVQLGWVRRHTTGYSLGHRASRIGSRGPSRDQVREAAAPVLLDLQVRTGLVVHLCMLEGPEVVFLDKIGGSFALSLPSDVGSRWWVTNATIGKTILAWLPPEEVDALLGECAAPGGVDGDDPALLHAELAEIRRRGVGYERGLGMPGVGGATAPILTAEGPVAALSAVGPLDRVDFARITPMVRHAGRQTSEALQARISAEQARQEPALDPIPYRKLGSTEGWLGGRPVGRCCGKQQVCDRLWGDNRLTRPQEPCA; this comes from the coding sequence ATGCCCGCTGCCCGCACCCCCTCGGCGAGCGCCCCGAGCGACACGATGATCGTGCGGATGACGCGGGTGCTCGAGAGCTTCGACCGCTGGGGCACGCGCCTGTCGTTGGAGGAGATCGGCACCCGCGCCCGGCTGCCGCGCTCGAGCTGCCACCGGATCCTCGAGCAGCTCGTGCAGCTGGGGTGGGTACGCCGTCACACGACCGGCTACTCCCTCGGGCACCGGGCCAGCCGCATCGGCTCCCGAGGCCCGAGCCGCGACCAGGTCCGGGAGGCGGCGGCCCCGGTGCTGCTCGACCTACAGGTGCGTACCGGCCTGGTCGTGCACCTGTGCATGCTCGAAGGGCCCGAGGTCGTGTTCCTCGACAAGATCGGCGGTTCCTTCGCGCTGTCGCTGCCCTCGGACGTCGGCAGCCGGTGGTGGGTCACCAACGCGACGATCGGCAAGACGATCCTGGCCTGGCTCCCGCCCGAGGAGGTCGACGCGCTGCTCGGCGAGTGCGCCGCCCCCGGCGGTGTCGACGGCGACGATCCCGCGCTGCTGCACGCGGAGCTCGCCGAGATCCGGCGCCGCGGCGTCGGGTACGAGCGGGGCCTGGGGATGCCGGGCGTCGGAGGCGCGACCGCGCCGATCCTGACCGCCGAGGGCCCGGTCGCCGCGCTGTCGGCGGTGGGGCCGCTGGACCGCGTGGACTTCGCGCGGATCACGCCGATGGTGCGCCACGCGGGCCGGCAGACCTCCGAGGCGCTCCAGGCGCGGATCAGCGCCGAGCAGGCGAGGCAGGAGCCGGCACTCGACCCCATCCCGTACCGCAAGCTCGGTTCGACCGAGGGGTGGCTGGGTGGGCGTCCGGTCGGTCGGTGCTGCGGCAAGCAGCAGGTCTGCGATCGGCTCTGGGGCGACAACAGGCTCACGCGCCCCCAGGAGCCCTGCGCCTGA
- a CDS encoding acyl-CoA dehydrogenase family protein, giving the protein MNDISRQMIDHADKLREQAEESEQLCRLPDETAALLRSAGSIRMLQPKEYGGQETHLAEFAETVMETAKIFGSAGWVQGIVGVHPWQLAFADPRVQEEVWGEDQDTWLASPYQPNGVLVPEGEDGFRFSGRWQFSSGTDHCQWIFLGGLLAGADGTPLSPPKMMHVILPRSDYEIVPDSWNMVGLRGTGSKDIIVRDAYVPAYRVMDCDKVIDGSAVREAGRDETLYKMPWSCTFPAGITSAIIGIAEGALETALGYQRNRINAHGTVVKEDPYTLSALGEAAADIHAARAEILGNINRLWDIVDSGREVPFETRALGRLSQVRAAHRAVDAVDRIFARSGGSAMRMDQPLQRFWRDAHAGLNHAINIPGPTYHANALTHMGLEPQGALRALI; this is encoded by the coding sequence ATGAACGACATCAGTCGTCAGATGATCGACCACGCCGACAAGCTGCGCGAGCAGGCCGAGGAGTCCGAGCAGCTGTGCCGGCTCCCCGACGAGACCGCGGCCCTGCTGCGCAGCGCCGGCTCCATCCGGATGCTCCAGCCGAAGGAGTACGGCGGCCAGGAGACCCACCTGGCCGAGTTCGCCGAGACCGTGATGGAGACCGCCAAGATCTTCGGCTCCGCGGGCTGGGTCCAGGGCATCGTCGGCGTCCACCCCTGGCAACTCGCCTTCGCCGACCCGCGGGTGCAGGAGGAGGTGTGGGGCGAGGACCAGGACACCTGGCTCGCCTCGCCGTACCAGCCCAACGGCGTCCTGGTCCCCGAGGGCGAGGACGGCTTCCGCTTCTCGGGTCGCTGGCAGTTCTCCTCCGGCACCGACCACTGCCAGTGGATCTTCCTCGGCGGCCTGCTCGCCGGCGCGGACGGCACCCCGCTCAGCCCGCCGAAGATGATGCACGTGATCCTGCCGCGCAGCGACTACGAGATCGTCCCGGACTCCTGGAACATGGTGGGTCTGCGCGGCACCGGCTCGAAGGACATCATCGTCCGCGACGCCTACGTGCCGGCGTACCGCGTCATGGACTGCGACAAGGTCATCGACGGCTCGGCGGTCCGCGAGGCGGGCCGTGACGAGACGCTCTACAAGATGCCCTGGTCGTGCACGTTCCCCGCCGGCATCACCTCCGCGATCATCGGCATCGCCGAGGGCGCGCTCGAGACGGCGCTGGGCTACCAGCGCAACCGCATCAACGCGCACGGCACGGTGGTCAAGGAGGACCCCTACACCCTGTCCGCGCTGGGTGAGGCGGCCGCCGACATCCACGCCGCGCGGGCCGAGATCCTCGGCAACATCAACCGGCTCTGGGACATCGTCGACTCCGGTCGCGAGGTGCCCTTCGAGACCCGCGCCCTCGGCCGACTCAGCCAGGTGCGGGCGGCGCACCGCGCCGTCGACGCCGTCGACCGGATCTTCGCCCGCTCCGGCGGCAGCGCCATGCGGATGGACCAGCCGCTCCAGCGCTTCTGGCGCGACGCCCACGCGGGTCTCAACCACGCCATCAACATCCCGGGCCCGACGTACCACGCCAACGCGCTGACGCACATGGGCCTGGAGCCGCAGGGCGCCCTGCGCGCCCTGATCTGA
- a CDS encoding LLM class flavin-dependent oxidoreductase, which translates to MTDPKQTPGIGLFLDLRNPERWRRPWPEFYGRQLDLIAEAEHQGADAVWFTEHHDTDDGYLSQPLTFAAAAAARTSRMRIGTAVVLAALRHPRHLAEEAAIVDLISAGRLELGIGAGFVEHEYAAFGRDLAERYRLTDDAVREVRRLLGVVSPGPVQQPPPIWLGYQGPQGARRAGRMGTGLLSLDRRLLEPYAAGLAEGGHDPSTARMGGLLDLVVAEDPERTLARVLPHFVHQLNSYRRMAAGPRGTHRDLTVEEVAADTRGPGRIPGLSVLTPPEAVATIRRRTAGIPARHVYCWASVAGMPDDIVTEHLALLLGSVAPAVRAADPRLPA; encoded by the coding sequence ATGACCGATCCCAAGCAGACACCCGGGATCGGGCTGTTCCTCGACCTGCGCAACCCCGAGCGCTGGCGCCGTCCGTGGCCGGAGTTCTACGGTCGCCAGCTGGACCTGATCGCCGAGGCCGAGCACCAGGGCGCCGATGCGGTCTGGTTCACCGAGCACCACGACACCGACGACGGCTACCTCTCCCAGCCCCTCACCTTCGCCGCGGCCGCCGCTGCCCGCACCTCGCGGATGCGGATCGGCACCGCGGTCGTGCTGGCGGCACTGCGCCACCCCCGCCACCTCGCCGAGGAGGCCGCGATCGTCGACCTGATCTCGGCCGGGCGCCTCGAGCTCGGCATCGGCGCGGGCTTCGTCGAGCACGAGTACGCCGCGTTCGGCCGCGACCTCGCCGAGCGCTACCGCCTCACCGACGACGCGGTCCGGGAGGTCCGCCGGCTGCTCGGCGTGGTGAGCCCCGGGCCGGTGCAGCAACCGCCGCCGATCTGGCTGGGCTACCAGGGCCCCCAGGGCGCGCGCCGCGCCGGCCGGATGGGCACCGGCCTGCTCTCGCTGGACCGCCGCCTGCTGGAGCCGTACGCCGCCGGGCTGGCCGAGGGCGGGCACGACCCGTCGACCGCGCGCATGGGCGGGCTGCTCGACCTCGTCGTGGCCGAGGACCCCGAGCGGACGCTCGCCCGGGTGCTCCCGCACTTCGTGCACCAGCTGAACTCCTACCGCCGGATGGCGGCCGGGCCGCGCGGCACCCACCGGGACCTCACGGTCGAGGAGGTGGCCGCCGACACCCGCGGACCGGGCCGGATCCCGGGCCTCAGCGTCCTCACGCCGCCGGAGGCAGTGGCGACCATCCGGCGGCGTACGGCCGGGATCCCGGCACGCCACGTCTACTGCTGGGCCAGCGTCGCCGGCATGCCCGACGACATCGTGACCGAGCACCTGGCGCTGCTGCTCGGGTCCGTGGCGCCCGCGGTACGCGCCGCCGACCCCCGCCTCCCGGCCTGA
- a CDS encoding nuclear transport factor 2 family protein: protein MSDSLGAVDPGGLAARVDRLDSTEQIRQLAYRYAQALDSRDVTGLAALFVEDVTTHDGRVGREALAEWYDPVLRPYGITFHLVANHVIEFTDADHATGTVYCRPEHEVDGEWIVMPMQYWDRYERRDGQWYFKSRSTHVFYAADVAASPLAAPGRFHFPGNPFISRADLPERWQTWRDFWSRDS, encoded by the coding sequence GTGAGCGACAGCCTCGGTGCCGTCGACCCGGGTGGCCTCGCCGCCCGGGTCGACCGGCTGGACTCGACCGAGCAGATCCGGCAGCTCGCCTACCGCTACGCCCAGGCCCTCGACAGCCGGGACGTGACGGGGCTGGCGGCGCTGTTCGTGGAGGACGTCACGACCCACGACGGCCGGGTCGGCCGGGAGGCGCTGGCCGAGTGGTACGACCCGGTGCTGCGCCCCTACGGCATCACCTTCCACCTGGTGGCCAACCACGTCATCGAGTTCACCGACGCCGACCACGCCACCGGGACGGTCTACTGCCGCCCCGAGCACGAGGTCGACGGCGAGTGGATCGTGATGCCGATGCAGTACTGGGACCGCTACGAGCGCCGCGACGGACAGTGGTACTTCAAGTCCCGCAGCACGCACGTGTTCTACGCCGCCGACGTCGCGGCGAGCCCGCTCGCCGCACCAGGACGGTTCCACTTCCCCGGCAACCCGTTCATCAGCCGGGCGGACCTGCCGGAGCGGTGGCAGACGTGGCGGGACTTCTGGTCCCGCGACAGCTGA
- a CDS encoding Rieske 2Fe-2S domain-containing protein, with the protein MSVTAPTDEIRFIDSGDGYSRFARGWHCLGLADDFRDGKPHELKIFGQTAVVFAGENGEISMLDAFCRHMGGNLAHGEIKGNEIACPFHDWRWNGEGRCTKVPYARRTPLRARTLRWITMEQNGLLFCWNDPQGNPPPADVTIPEIPEYDSGKWTAWSWKSYLVEGAHCREIVDNVVDMAHFFYVHYQIPRYFKNVFEGHVASQYMNSTGREDIKTGVQMDLPDAVTRSEASYFGPSFMLDTIWTEADDQVIEAKLVNCHYPISDNSFLLQYGIIVEKLPGVSDEDAQAMGQTFVDGLEVQFLQDVEVWKHKTRIENPLLTEEDGPVYQLRRWYEQFYVDVEDVTPDMTKRFEFEVDCDYAVETWEAESRVESSSTATTGA; encoded by the coding sequence ATGAGCGTCACCGCCCCCACCGACGAGATCCGGTTCATCGACTCCGGCGACGGCTACTCCCGCTTCGCCCGCGGATGGCACTGCCTCGGGCTGGCGGACGACTTCCGCGACGGCAAGCCCCACGAGCTCAAGATCTTCGGCCAGACGGCCGTCGTGTTCGCCGGCGAGAACGGCGAGATCAGCATGCTCGACGCGTTCTGCCGGCACATGGGCGGCAACCTCGCCCACGGCGAGATCAAGGGCAACGAGATCGCCTGCCCCTTCCACGACTGGCGCTGGAACGGCGAGGGCCGCTGCACCAAGGTCCCCTACGCCCGCCGTACGCCGCTCCGTGCCCGCACGCTGCGCTGGATCACCATGGAGCAGAACGGTCTGCTCTTCTGCTGGAACGACCCGCAGGGCAACCCGCCGCCGGCGGACGTCACGATCCCCGAGATCCCCGAGTACGACAGCGGCAAGTGGACCGCCTGGTCGTGGAAGTCCTACCTGGTCGAGGGCGCGCACTGCCGCGAGATCGTCGACAACGTCGTGGACATGGCGCACTTCTTCTACGTGCACTACCAGATCCCGCGCTACTTCAAGAACGTCTTCGAGGGCCACGTGGCCAGCCAGTACATGAACTCCACCGGCCGCGAGGACATCAAGACCGGCGTGCAGATGGACCTGCCGGACGCGGTGACCCGCTCCGAGGCCAGCTACTTCGGCCCCTCGTTCATGCTCGACACGATCTGGACCGAGGCCGACGACCAGGTCATCGAGGCCAAGCTGGTCAACTGCCACTACCCGATCAGCGACAACTCCTTCCTGCTCCAGTACGGGATCATCGTGGAGAAGCTGCCGGGCGTGTCTGACGAGGACGCCCAGGCGATGGGCCAGACCTTCGTCGACGGCCTCGAGGTGCAGTTCCTCCAGGACGTCGAGGTCTGGAAGCACAAGACCCGCATCGAGAACCCGCTCCTCACCGAGGAGGACGGGCCGGTCTACCAGCTGCGCCGCTGGTACGAGCAGTTCTACGTCGACGTCGAGGACGTCACGCCGGACATGACCAAGCGCTTCGAGTTCGAGGTCGACTGCGACTACGCGGTCGAGACCTGGGAGGCCGAGAGCCGCGTCGAGTCCTCGTCCACCGCCACCACCGGCGCCTGA
- a CDS encoding tocopherol cyclase family protein: MPDPDLAVSPLPARAARRLLARYRGSGADLPWGDPLRAHGVAMEGYFWRFTDPRTGRVLIALNGVNRAADGHWATLGLAAHPGGFLRTRVHPDAAAQPDGLGARAGEAFHGTVDALQVDLGPDARVDARLVDAVSWPRRSFGGSSVFQAVPALNQYWHPWLLGGRVHGTAVLGEQTWDLDGWTAYGEKNWGRGGFPDSWWWGQAQGFAEDGVCVAFAGGEVSAGPLRTTVTAVVVRLPDGRVLRLGDPVVSPVRAAVSDEHWSLRGRSARWSVDIDGRGDLGRAHVLPVPLPAERRNVPGAIEHLAGRMRVVVRHRGRTVWAGESLLAALEHGGIARARAEVLRRGGSPGDTDAAPEVRD, encoded by the coding sequence ATGCCCGACCCCGACCTGGCTGTGAGCCCGCTGCCCGCCCGGGCCGCGCGACGGCTGCTGGCGCGCTACCGCGGCAGCGGGGCCGACCTGCCGTGGGGCGACCCGCTGCGGGCCCACGGGGTCGCGATGGAGGGCTACTTCTGGCGGTTCACCGACCCGCGCACCGGACGGGTCCTGATCGCGCTCAACGGCGTCAACCGGGCCGCTGACGGACACTGGGCCACCCTCGGGCTGGCGGCCCACCCGGGCGGTTTCCTGCGCACGCGCGTCCACCCCGACGCGGCGGCCCAGCCCGACGGGCTCGGTGCGCGCGCCGGGGAGGCGTTCCACGGCACGGTCGACGCGCTGCAGGTCGATCTGGGTCCCGACGCGCGCGTGGATGCCCGTCTGGTGGATGCGGTGTCGTGGCCGCGGCGCTCGTTCGGCGGGTCGAGCGTCTTCCAGGCGGTCCCGGCGCTCAACCAGTACTGGCACCCGTGGCTGCTCGGTGGGCGCGTCCACGGCACCGCGGTGCTCGGGGAGCAGACCTGGGACCTCGACGGCTGGACGGCGTACGGCGAGAAGAACTGGGGGCGGGGCGGGTTCCCGGACTCGTGGTGGTGGGGACAGGCGCAGGGCTTCGCCGAGGACGGCGTCTGCGTGGCCTTCGCCGGCGGCGAGGTCAGCGCCGGGCCGCTGCGGACCACGGTGACCGCGGTGGTCGTCCGGCTGCCCGACGGCCGGGTGCTGCGCCTGGGCGACCCGGTCGTCTCCCCGGTGCGGGCCGCGGTGTCCGACGAGCACTGGTCGCTGCGCGGCCGCAGCGCCCGTTGGAGCGTCGACATCGATGGCCGCGGCGACCTCGGGCGCGCGCACGTGCTGCCGGTGCCGCTGCCCGCCGAGCGGCGCAACGTGCCCGGCGCCATCGAGCACCTCGCGGGGCGGATGCGGGTGGTCGTACGCCACCGCGGACGCACGGTCTGGGCGGGGGAGTCACTGCTGGCCGCGCTGGAGCACGGTGGCATCGCGCGGGCGCGTGCGGAGGTGTTGCGTCGCGGCGGGTCCCCGGGTGACACCGACGCGGCCCCGGAGGTCCGGGACTAG
- a CDS encoding VOC family protein translates to MTEIREIRALGYVTVSSTDMERWREFAFDVLSFGEGSGPDPDALYLRMDERAARIVVRPGDTDGVRTVGWEVRDHLALARVEKTLADAGYAPKRLSAEEADERRVEEVLAFTDPSGLQVEIFFGPVLDHSPLVTRHGSRFVTSGVGLGHVVLPTTDIEASQKLYLDTLGFLPRGAMKLETPPGVPTQRIRFIGVNQRHHSLALCPAPAMKDPALIHIMVEVDSLDDVGRALDRSNKAGYSLSSTLGRHTNDKMISFYVRAPGGWDVEYGCEGMLVDESHYTAEEITADSYWGHDWSGSEPLAAFS, encoded by the coding sequence ATGACCGAGATCCGAGAGATCCGTGCCCTGGGGTACGTGACCGTGTCCTCGACCGACATGGAGCGCTGGCGGGAGTTCGCCTTCGACGTGCTGAGCTTCGGCGAGGGCAGCGGCCCCGACCCGGACGCGCTGTACCTGCGGATGGACGAGCGCGCCGCCCGCATCGTGGTGCGCCCCGGCGACACCGATGGCGTGCGGACCGTGGGCTGGGAGGTCCGCGACCACCTCGCCCTCGCGCGGGTGGAGAAGACGCTCGCCGACGCCGGCTACGCGCCGAAGCGCCTGAGCGCGGAGGAGGCCGACGAGCGGCGCGTCGAGGAGGTCCTCGCCTTCACCGACCCCTCCGGCCTGCAGGTCGAGATCTTCTTCGGCCCCGTGCTCGACCACTCGCCGCTGGTCACGCGCCACGGCAGCCGCTTCGTCACCTCCGGGGTCGGCCTCGGGCACGTCGTGCTGCCGACCACCGACATCGAGGCGTCGCAGAAGCTCTACCTCGACACCCTCGGCTTCCTGCCGCGCGGTGCGATGAAGCTCGAGACCCCGCCCGGTGTCCCGACCCAGCGGATCCGCTTCATCGGCGTCAACCAGCGCCACCACAGCCTCGCGCTGTGCCCGGCGCCGGCGATGAAGGACCCCGCCCTGATCCACATCATGGTCGAGGTCGACTCCCTCGACGACGTGGGCCGGGCACTGGACCGCTCGAACAAGGCCGGCTACTCGCTGTCGTCCACGCTCGGCCGACACACCAACGACAAGATGATCTCCTTCTACGTCCGCGCCCCCGGCGGCTGGGACGTGGAGTACGGCTGCGAGGGCATGCTCGTCGACGAGTCGCACTACACGGCCGAGGAGATCACCGCCGACAGCTACTGGGGCCACGACTGGTCGGGCTCCGAGCCGCTCGCGGCGTTCAGTTGA